The Naumovozyma dairenensis CBS 421 chromosome 1, complete genome genomic interval ATATGCCCTATCGTTAATATTACCTCTATAGATCAACTATTCCTTAACTCAGCGCCTACTGGAGAGCTGGGCAGGAAGGAACTCCTACCAAGGGTGTATGTTCTCCCTACTGTTCCTGTCAAAGAAGGATTCTAGGCCGAATATTAAACTAAATGTTCGAGAGAAATTGTTTCAGAGAGAATAGTGGGGGCGGGAAATATCTCAAAGACGGGAAATTTGGTAGAGACTGCgtcaaaaatatttacagTATGGCAAATGTTTATGAATGTACGGATGTTCAATAGATAATGCACTGATGTTGAAATGCAGTCTCGGCAAATGAAAGTGTGTAAACATTATTGAATGTGTAATGATGGAAACAATACCGAATTGACTATTGAAATCACTACAAGGTACTTTGGctattttgtttttatgATTTTCTATGGTAGAAGGACCCAATAGACCGACCCTTCTCCTCAGAGGATAATTATGGGAGATATTAATTCTGAGCGGTCTTTGTCTGAACGGGAAATAGAAGATGATTATCatgaacaaaataataaaagaagaagactAACCTCTACGTCATCGTCAGAGGACCCTACAGAGTTGGAAAGccaacaacaagaaattgatgaaatatcTGGCAATATTGAACCTTCTCctataaatattttaaatgaaaCACAAACCCCTCCTGCACTTCCGGGACCAACCCTTAACCTTGAAAACTCTGATCTAGAAGAGGTAGAAGATGTAGAAGAAATcgatgatgctgatgatgattcaCTTGACTTATCTCGTGCATTAGAGGAAAATGACCACTCAACTGCAAGTCCAGAGTTAATAGATGAACCAGATGAAGTAATCAATCTATCGACACAGGTATTCTCAGCTGACACCTCTTTACATGGAACAAATAATACTGCCACCACGACGACGGTTCCTACCACAGATACAGCGAACGATGGAAATAGTATAGAAATGGCTCGTACAGAACCGCGAACTCGCCACACATCTTCAAGTGCCGGCTTCGATACTTTAATGGAAGCAATAGATTTAGATGCTGCAGAACAACAAGTGATTGAAATTGTAGACGAAGAAcctgaaaatgaaaaagaaaaatcacAACAACACGAACCAAACAAGCCATTAACAGCATATCAATGTCCCATTTGTATGGATCCTCCTGATGAGGCACTTCTTACACCTTGTGGTCATGTATTTTGTTGCGATTGCTTGTTTCAAATGGTTAATAGTTCAAGAACAAACAGACGTGATGGACATTGTGCACTATGTAGAAGCTCtgtgaaattgaaagacGTTAAATTGATAATACTGCGAAAGAAAAGAGTGAAAAGAGTTGAATCAACTGTTACGTAAGGGTCATTCATGTGGTTTTTTCTACTGTTTGGGAAATGGTGACAAAGCGACATAATATtttgacattttttttagtgCCAGTAACAAAAGGTAACAAATTAAAACACAAAAGAATAGAAGTTACGAACGGCTTATTAGTAAACTACATGGAAACCGAGGTCAAGAAATGTTTTTGTATATCGGTAGGTTTTATGGACGATGCTATTCCTGTTATGTTTTACCAATGAATTCATTGCTATGGTATCAGTTCATGACGACTGAGTTGATAGAAATATGGATTAGGTTGTTGCTATCGGTTTTGAGCTACTTGCTTGGTTATAGAGTCGTTTCGgactatatttttttctaccCATTCAATATCTAAAGTAAAATCTGCTCCCAGGACACATCAGAACGGCCAAGAAAAGCTGAGTCACCTTAGAAAGTCGAACATTAACACGGGTCGCTCAATGAAACGCTTTAAATTGTCATTGAAAACTAACAGACGCCCCAAGTTCTTACTGGAAAAACAATTGGAAGATTGGCGATACATTAGATATGGTAAATTCCGTGGTTCAAGAGATTTAAGATATCAAGAATGCCCACATAACCATACGTTATCTCCCAAATTTACAGAGAACTCTCAATGCCTATGTCGGTACAGACCCATTATAAGAAGCCCATTATCACAGCAAATAGGCAGAGTTAGTTTCACATGAATACATCAAATCTGATTTTGATCCCCTTTCCTCCAAGCTCTATTAGGGCACTACAAATAGCAAAACATAtcttttgataaaaataatataacataATGCAatcttattatatataacttATAAAAAGGAATAACATTTTGTTCCCCCCAACAGAAAACAGcctcttattattatcctGAATAATTAACTACCCGTAAAATCTTAGAAGCTCTTGCCAAGAACTTTCAACCTTCTTTCCTCTCTAACTCCTCGTAGATAGATGCCCCTCCGGTGTTATTTTCCGCCACGTGTAAGCAGCTTTCTTTCCCGCCTAAGAATCAAATCATGAACTTCCGAATCTGAAAACTTGAACTTTCCACTGAGCattcaaaaataagaaacagGGAAGGTAACATATGGAATATGAATTAACAAGGTAAGACTTGAATACCAACCAGTGTTAACACCTTAGAAGTTCAGTGGATTTTATCGGTACCAGAGATTAGATTCCACAATAGTTCattgattcatttgaaACTAGCCTGTGATTTTTTATTACGAAGAAACGAAGTCCATCTCAACCTTTGATTTGAAGGCGTTTTTTtacaaataaaatcataACAATCATAGAGGAtttgtatcattattatttaattcgATTAAGTCCacatttaaatataatacacAATGAACGTACCTAATGGCTTACCATCAATAATTACCTCTGGTGATGTATCCCCAACCCGTATAAGACATGTGTCAGattcatcattcaataGCCCCATCTCGCCAAAAgttcaaaaacaatatcCAATGTACATTTGTATAAATGAGTATTCCAAAAGAATGGAGGATGAATTAGACATGAGGCCCGGTGATAAAATTGAGGTTCTaacagatgatgaagaatataatgatgGGTGGTATTTTGGTCGTAATTTAAGAACCGGTGAAGAAGGTCTTTACCCCGTCGTATTTACTCAAATTATTAGTACTGAAAGGAAGCCCACTTTAATGAGAGCgaaatctttaaaaagaATGAATACTGTAATTGGTGAAGATAATAGAAATATATCGAAATCGTCCCTCAATGATTCAGGAAGTGAATTACCAACTCCACAAGCAATAGAAACCGCCGCTACTGTTTCCATACAGAAAGCAGCAAATAAAGATCGAACGATATCTGTAAAGAGTACCATGAGTGACATAGATAGAGCTCTGgaagatttcaaaaatgacGATGTCCCAGAACATTCGATCATTTCTAGCGGAAATGCTACGCCAAGTCTAACACACGGCACTATAACGTCAACTACGGATGATTTGGACGTATCcgatattaataataaacttcaaaatttgaacCTTCCAGCAACTTCATCAGATGAACTTTCGACCATCAAAAGTAAAAACTCATCAGCCATTAATGGTATTGAAGCCTCtcaattaaagaaagaattagCTGAAAGTTGGTCTCCAGAAGAGGTAACTGCATATTTTATACTTTGTGGATTCGATGTCCAATCCGCTTCCAAATTTCAACAACATAAGATATCaggaaaaatattacttgaattagaattagcCCATCTAAGAGAATTAGATATCAGTTCATTTGGTACTAGATTTGAGATATTTAAGGAAATAGAGTCAATTAAAGAAGCAATAAATATGGCAGGGACGCAGGCAAACAGAGCTAGTCTTTTGATGCCACCGGCGTTTATTgatcaacaacaaccttCAAATAAGGGAGGTGAATCGTGGAAAGGGTCACAATCATTAGAAAATGTAGCTCTACGTTCAATCTCTGGAGATCAAAGCACACCacaattaaatgaaaatattccaaaacaCAGACCGACTTCATTAATGGTTGAGAATAATTCCTCTAGCGCAAGACAAAAGGAACAGTTAAATATTCCAGGGATCGTGGAAACAATAGCAGAAGATCAAACCATTTTCACTTCTCCAAGAAGAGCGCCTAAACCACCATCATATCCAAGTCCGGTACAACCACAAAGTTCTCCatcaatgaattttatGAATTCACCAAACCCCCATCGTCAATTCTCTCCAGGAAATTTATCTCATTCAACGTCCATGAGGAATATTTCTTCGAAGTCtaacaaaaattataatattcaaCCACAGGCAATTACTAGAGCCACGTCAATAAATTCCAATCCTAGAAACATTTCTAATGGACAAAGGAACAGAGATTCTGTCCTGTACACTAATATCAACAAGGAAAAACATTCAGAAGATTCCTTAAATGATATGATGAATAGGATATCCACCTTAGCTCCATTAGACACAGGAGATGATAACACCCGTGATAACTCAACTATTGAAAGACCAACGTCAAGTATATATACTGCATCCATTCgagatgaagaagaattaaatgaacCACACCAACAACTATCATCCGCtcaaaaaaacaataataataatagaggCAGCTCAGCCTATTTCTCCGCCCATGGCGATACAGATGATGCATTTGAGACCAACAAGGAACCGATGGACACAACTGCAGCAAGCACACCGACTACGGCAACTACAGTAACTGCAACCaccaaaaagaaaagaagttCATTTGTCACTAGTCCCTTTAGACAACAGTTTACTCAAAATGCTCTGAAAAGGACACCTAAAGagaaaaaacaagaagaaaccACCATCACCGCCAGTCGAACTCCACTAAGTCCTTTGTCTCCTtctaaaaagaaaaaactaACAAGTGCAGATGATCCGAATAGAAGATCTGTAAGTGCGAAGGATCAAAATGTTGAAAGTTCATCAAAGGCAGCCctattagaagaagatatgaagaaaagatCAGTCAGTGAAGCAGTTGTGAAAGGGAAGAAAACTCATCAAGTAAAGGTACGACCAGGTATGAAGAAACAGCAAACATCAGCATTTGTTGAAGGTATTAGGTCCATCTCAGTTAAGGAAGCAATGAAAGATGCTGATTATTCTGGTTGGATGAGTAAGAAAGGGACGGGTGCAATGAGTGTTTGGAGAACAAGTAATTTTTACCTACATGGTACAAGACTATCGTATTTTGCAAGTACAAGTGATACTAAAGAACGTGGGTTAATTGATATCACGGCACATAGGGTGTCCCTGCTAGAGAAGATGAATAAAATTGTATCACTTTATGCAGCAAGTACGGGTAAAGGACGGTATTGTTTTAAGCTTGTCCCACCACAACCTGGTTCAAGGAAAGGGTTAACATTTACACAACCAAGAGTTCATTATTTCGCGGTAGATAATAAGGAGGATATGAGAGGGTGGATGGCTactttattgaaaacaacgattgatattgataccTCTGTTCCTGTTATTAGTTCATGTGCGACGCCTACTGTTTCATTAAGTCGTGCCCAAGAGTTACAAAGCGAAGCTCgagaagaa includes:
- the SLX8 gene encoding SUMO-targeted ubiquitin ligase complex subunit SLX8 (similar to Saccharomyces cerevisiae SLX8 (YER116C); ancestral locus Anc_7.416), which produces MGDINSERSLSEREIEDDYHEQNNKRRRLTSTSSSEDPTELESQQQEIDEISGNIEPSPINILNETQTPPALPGPTLNLENSDLEEVEDVEEIDDADDDSLDLSRALEENDHSTASPELIDEPDEVINLSTQVFSADTSLHGTNNTATTTTVPTTDTANDGNSIEMARTEPRTRHTSSSAGFDTLMEAIDLDAAEQQVIEIVDEEPENEKEKSQQHEPNKPLTAYQCPICMDPPDEALLTPCGHVFCCDCLFQMVNSSRTNRRDGHCALCRSSVKLKDVKLIILRKKRVKRVESTVT
- the BOI2 gene encoding Boi2p (similar to Saccharomyces cerevisiae BOI1 (YBL085W) and BOI2 (YER114C); ancestral locus Anc_7.413) encodes the protein MNVPNGLPSIITSGDVSPTRIRHVSDSSFNSPISPKVQKQYPMYICINEYSKRMEDELDMRPGDKIEVLTDDEEYNDGWYFGRNLRTGEEGLYPVVFTQIISTERKPTLMRAKSLKRMNTVIGEDNRNISKSSLNDSGSELPTPQAIETAATVSIQKAANKDRTISVKSTMSDIDRALEDFKNDDVPEHSIISSGNATPSLTHGTITSTTDDLDVSDINNKLQNLNLPATSSDELSTIKSKNSSAINGIEASQLKKELAESWSPEEVTAYFILCGFDVQSASKFQQHKISGKILLELELAHLRELDISSFGTRFEIFKEIESIKEAINMAGTQANRASLLMPPAFIDQQQPSNKGGESWKGSQSLENVALRSISGDQSTPQLNENIPKHRPTSLMVENNSSSARQKEQLNIPGIVETIAEDQTIFTSPRRAPKPPSYPSPVQPQSSPSMNFMNSPNPHRQFSPGNLSHSTSMRNISSKSNKNYNIQPQAITRATSINSNPRNISNGQRNRDSVLYTNINKEKHSEDSLNDMMNRISTLAPLDTGDDNTRDNSTIERPTSSIYTASIRDEEELNEPHQQLSSAQKNNNNNRGSSAYFSAHGDTDDAFETNKEPMDTTAASTPTTATTVTATTKKKRSSFVTSPFRQQFTQNALKRTPKEKKQEETTITASRTPLSPLSPSKKKKLTSADDPNRRSVSAKDQNVESSSKAALLEEDMKKRSVSEAVVKGKKTHQVKVRPGMKKQQTSAFVEGIRSISVKEAMKDADYSGWMSKKGTGAMSVWRTSNFYLHGTRLSYFASTSDTKERGLIDITAHRVSLLEKMNKIVSLYAASTGKGRYCFKLVPPQPGSRKGLTFTQPRVHYFAVDNKEDMRGWMATLLKTTIDIDTSVPVISSCATPTVSLSRAQELQSEAREETRLREQQRQLDEVNEEEILWEEQQRNPTNSSKEEQHQNGAKHYGNEESNSNNDGITNSTEHTSEDDDQFSTPNLSSHATTTASANGFASPYFLASGVMSPAIKRNNSTRASKDTKNITESLNNNLFPGNAGEMF